In a single window of the Cydia strobilella chromosome 13, ilCydStro3.1, whole genome shotgun sequence genome:
- the LOC134746436 gene encoding toll-like receptor 2 produces the protein MFGARYLWLLLCYAQCARANLDTDYEGIATILSQNEGRSVDLPIELGTDTASGCICRASKHQHVIVCFGNYECKTFPKIRYVSKSLRVRTTAITSLRKGDLDTLHHLKILEIEANHLLRNIEPGVFRNMSNLQQLSISYNIRLQSLAQDTFEGLTNLRNLTLVNNGFKNVLDLTPAFKVSILPSLRGLDLSENCFEQIPEEAFIPMVGTSLKHLEIHLCSLDFIHSNSFLPLRNLKELHVGENDLNSSLIGNFLLKMMAEGINLTSLDLSGMGFRKQPPQRLINIIAQTTIKSLNLAQNQFEVINDDAFPRMENIEVLDLRRVSVIAIGPNTFDDTRFPNLKVLLLGGNNLPGDHQTHLSNQLILLDVSSNKGSAANPLYYEIGKDTFSQSKKLRVLNLSYNRIKTIFEYTFRGLEKLRILNLENGTIYFIGRDTFRPLKQLEMLNLANNPLVANENLTSAQFNGLNELKILLLVNCGIKRFYDNDNMFEMMPNLTHLNLKNNQLYYITAETIKPLKFLQVLDLSGNLIISWWKPLFLAAGVAPKRLYLMNNKISHFSVSMMQDISYLLEDVRNSTFEVDLMDNIFVCDCSSMYDTYLWLDKNGSTVLKDYFAQSQFQCSSPDVWEDRKVSEYLSSVKKLHCLVYQKISNIMVLVWTAPSLVTILLIVSSVTIIYRYRIYIRYWIFLAKLALGRTLIAKSPKTENMVEKAHKYDSFVSYCADDRDFVMEMVSHLESSPPYLKLCVYERDFEIGTFISESIVTSINESRYIILVISNSFVRSQWCRWETQLAEYHRLFLEDGSAYDPLVLIKIGEIDNKYLTTTLKYLLKTKIYHSWDENNPEEFWKKLKNVLSKK, from the exons ATGTTCGGCGCTCGCTACCTGTGGCTGCTGTTGTGTTACGCGCAGTGTGCAAGAGCCAATCTCGACACTGACTACGAAGGGATTGCTACCATCCTCTCTCAG aaTGAAGGCCGCAGCGTAGATCTGCCGATAGAGCTGGGAACGGACACTGCCTCCGGCTGCATCTGCCGCGCCAGCAAGCATCAACACGTCATCGTGTGCTTCGGCAACTACGAGTGCAAGACGTTTCCCAAG ATTCGATATGTAAGCAAATCCCTCCGTGTAAGGACCACAGCCATCACAAGTTTACGAAAAGGCGACCTTGACACCCTGCATCACCTGAAAATCCTAGAGATTGAAGCCAACCATTTGCTCAGAAACATTGAACCAGGCGTCTTCCGCAATATGAGCAACCTTCAGCAACTCTCCATCTCCTATAACATTCGCCTACAAAGCCTGGCTCAAGACACATTCGAAGGCCTGACCAATCTCCGCAACCTTACCCTAGTTAATAACGGGTTCAAGAATGTACTTGACCTGACTCCCGCGTTTAAAGTCAGCATCCTACCCTCTTTAAGAGGTCTAGACTTATCAGAGAACTGTTTCGAGCAAATACCTGAAGAAGCCTTCATTCCAATGGTAGGAACTTCACTAAAGCACCTCGAAATACACTTGTGTTCTCTTGACTTCATACATTCCAATAGTTTCCTACCGTTGAGGAATTTAAAGGAGCTACATGTTGGAGAAAATGATCTTAACTCTAGTTTGATTGGCaattttttactgaaaatgaTGGCAGAAGGCATCAATTTGACAAGCCTAGACTTATCTGGTATGGGCTTCAGAAAACAGCCGCCGCAACGGCTGATCAACATTATAGCGCAAACAACTATAAAGAGTCTCAACTTGGCTCAAAACCAATTTGAAGTGATCAACGATGACGCCTTTCCTCGCATGGAAAATATCGAAGTGCTGGATTTGAGAAGAGTCTCCGTAATCGCAATAGGACCAAACACGTTTGATGACACCAGGTTTCCTAACCTAAAAGTCTTATTGCTGGGAGGAAATAACTTACCCGGAGATCACCAAACTCACCTATCCAACCAACTCATCCTACTAGACGTATCCAGTAACAAGGGCAGCGCAGCAAACCCCTTGTATTATGAAATAGGCAAAGACACATTCAGCCAAAGTAAGAAACTGAGAGTTCTTAACCTTTCCTATAAccgaataaaaactatatttgaaTATACATTTAGAGGACTGGAGAAGTTACGGATTTTGAAccttgaaaatggcacaatatATTTTATAGGGCGAGATACATTTAGGCCGCTCAAACAGCTTGAAATGCTAAATTTAGCTAACAACCCTTTAGTCGCCAATGAGAATCTTACTAGCGCACAGTTTAACGGTCTCAATGAACTGAAAATACTTTTATTGGTGAACTGTGGCATTAAACGGTTCTATGACAATGACAATATGTTTGAAATGATGCCAAATCTGACACATTTAAACTTGAAGAACAATCAACTTTATTACATTACAGCAGAAACCATCAAACCATTAAAGTTTCTACAGGTATTAGACTTAAGTGGAAACCTTATTATATCTTGGTGGAAACCTCTGTTTTTGGCAGCTGGAGTCGCACCCAAGCGATTATATTTAATGAACAACAAGATATCACATTTTTCAGTCAGCATGATGCAAGATATCAGCTACCTGTTAGAAGATGTAAGAAATTCGACTTTTGAAGTGGATCTCATGGACAACATCTTCGTATGTGACTGCAGCTCAATGTACGACACTTACTTATGGCTCGACAAAAACGGATCTACCGTACTTAAGGACTATTTTGCTCAATCACAGTTTCAATGTAGCAGCCCTGACGTTTGGGAGGACAGAAAAGTCTCGGAATACTTATCATCGGTAAAGAAACTACACTGTTTAGTTTACCAAAAGATTTCAAACATCATGGTCCTCGTTTGGACAGCACCATCTCTCGTTACGATTCTATTAATTGTGTCTTCTGTAACGATTATCTACAGATACAGGATATACATTAGATATTGGATATTCTTGGCTAAATTAGCACTAGGAAGAACGTTGATAGCAAAAAGTCCAAAAACAGAAAACATGGTTGAAAAAGCTCATAAATATGATTCCTTCGTGTCATATTGCGCTGACGATAGGGATTTTGTTATGGAGATGGTATCGCATTTAGAATCGTCGCCTCCATATTTAAAGCTTTGCGTTTATGAGAGAGACTTCGAAATAGGTACGTTTATCTCAGAATCCATAGTAACAAGCATAAATGAGAGCAGATACATAATTTTAGTCATAAGCAACAGTTTTGTTAGGTCACAATGGTGCCGATGGGAGACACAGCTAGCAGAATATCATAGACTATTTCTAGAAGATGGATCTGCGTATGATCCGTTGgtgttgataaaaataggtgAAATAGATAACAAATACTTAACAACGACATTAAAGTATCTTCTTAAGACAAAGATTTACCATTCCTGGGATGAAAATAATCCAGAGGAGTTTTGGAAGAAGTTGAAAAATGTTTTATCAAAAAAGTGA